The Stenotrophomonas sp. NA06056 genome segment CGCACCGCCGGCTGGAGCGCGCATATCGTCGAACAGCGCATCGACGGCAAGATCATCCGCCCGAGCGCCAACTACATCGGTCCGGAAGATCGCGACTTCGTTGCGATCGACAAGCGCGTCTGATCCATCCGCTGTACCCATCCGGCCGGCCGCGTGCCGGCCGGATGCCTGTATCGCCGTATCGCCGGCACCCGGCCCGCCACGAGCATTCCGCCAGCCCATGAATACCGATTACCGCAAGACCCTCTCCGGCACCTCGCTGGACTATTTCGATGCACGCGCCGCCGTTGACGCGATCCAGCCGGGCGCTTACGCCACGCTGCCGTACGTGTCGCGCGTGCTGGCAGAGAACCTGGTGCGGCGCTGCGAGCCGGCCACGCTGACCGATTCGCTGAAGCAGCTGATCGAGCGTCGCCGCGACCTGGATTTCCCGTGGTTTCCTGCGCGCGTGGTGTGCCATGACATTCTTGGGCAGACCGCGCTGGTCGACCTGGCTGGCCTGCGTGATGCGATCGCCGACAAGGGCGGTGATCCGGCCAAGGTCAATCCGGTGGTGCCGGTGCAGCTGATCGTCGATCACTCGCTGGCAGTGGAGTGCGGCGGCTACGATCCGCAGGCGTTCGAGAAGAACCGCGCCATCGAGGATCGCCGCAATGAAGACCGCTTCCATTTCATCGACTGGACCAAGCTGGCCTTCGAGAACGTGGACGTGATTCCGCCGGGCAACGGCATCATGCATCAGATCAACCTGGAGAAGATGTCGCCGGTGATCTACGTGCAGGACGGCGTGGCCTTCCCCGATACCTGCGTGGGCACCGACAGCCACACCCCGCACGTGGACGCGCTGGGCGTGATCGCCATCGGCGTCGGCGGCCTGGAAGCGGAGAACGTGATGCTTGGCCGCGCGTCGTGGATGCGCCTGCCGGACATCATCGGCGTCGAGCTGACCGGCAGGCCGCAGCCGGACATCACCGCCACCGACGTGGTGCTGGCGCTGACCGAGTTCCTGCGCAAGGAACGCGTGGTCGGCGCCTGGCTTGAATTCTTCGGCGAGGGTGCCGCGGCACTGACCATCGGTGATCGCGCCACCATCTCCAACATGTGCCCCGAGTACGGCGCGACCGCCGCGATGTTCTACATCGACGGGCAGACGCTTGATTACCTGCGCCTGACCGGCCGCGAGGAGAAGCAGGTCGCACTGGTCGAGAACTACGCGCGCAGCACCGGCCTGTGGGCCGATGACCTGGCCACGGCACAGTACGAACGCGTGCTGCGCTTTGATCTGTCGACGGTGGTGCGCAACATGGCTGGCCCGAGCAATCCGCATCGCCGCCTGCCGGTCTCGGAGCTGTCCGAGCGGGGCATCGCCGACGCCGCCAAGCTGGAAGCCGGCAAGGCCGAGCAGGCACAGGGCCTGATGCCGGACGGCGCGGTGATCATCGCCGCCATCACCAGCTGCACCAATACCTCCAACCCGCGCAACGTGATCGCTGCGGCGCTGCTGGCGCGCAACGCCAACGCGCGGGGCCTGCAGCGCAAGCCGTGGGTGAAGTCGTCGCTGGCGCCGGGCTCGAAGGCCGTGCAGCTGTATCTGGAAGAATCCGGCCTGCTGCCGGACCTGGAGCAGCTCGGCTTCGGCATCGTCGCCTTCGCCTGCACCACCTGCAACGGCATGAGTGGTGCGCTGGACCCGAAGATCCAGCAGGAAATCATCGACCGTGACCTGTACGCCACGGCCGTGCTGTCGGGCAACCGCAACTTCGATGGCCGCATCCATCCCTACGCCAAGCAGGCCTTCCTGGCCTCGCCGCCGCTGGTGATCGCCTACGCCATCGCCGGCACCGTGCGCTTCGACATCGAGAAGGATGTGCTGGGCGTGGATGCCGATGGCAACGCGGTACGCCTGAAGGACATCTGGCCGAGCGACGCCGAGATCGACGCGGTGGTGAAGGCTTCGGTGAAGCCGGAGCAGTTCCGCAGCGTCTATAACCCGATGTTCAACGTGCGCGTGGAGCATGGTGCAAAGGTCAGCCCGCTGTACGACTGGCGCGCGCAGAGCACCTACATCCGCCGTCCGCCGTACTGGGAGGGTGCACTGGCCGGTGAGCGCACGCTGGCAGGGATGCGCGCGCTGGCGGTGCTGCCGGACAACATCACCACCGACCACCTGTCGCCGTCCAATGCGATCATGGCCTCCAGCGCCGCC includes the following:
- the acnD gene encoding Fe/S-dependent 2-methylisocitrate dehydratase AcnD; this translates as MNTDYRKTLSGTSLDYFDARAAVDAIQPGAYATLPYVSRVLAENLVRRCEPATLTDSLKQLIERRRDLDFPWFPARVVCHDILGQTALVDLAGLRDAIADKGGDPAKVNPVVPVQLIVDHSLAVECGGYDPQAFEKNRAIEDRRNEDRFHFIDWTKLAFENVDVIPPGNGIMHQINLEKMSPVIYVQDGVAFPDTCVGTDSHTPHVDALGVIAIGVGGLEAENVMLGRASWMRLPDIIGVELTGRPQPDITATDVVLALTEFLRKERVVGAWLEFFGEGAAALTIGDRATISNMCPEYGATAAMFYIDGQTLDYLRLTGREEKQVALVENYARSTGLWADDLATAQYERVLRFDLSTVVRNMAGPSNPHRRLPVSELSERGIADAAKLEAGKAEQAQGLMPDGAVIIAAITSCTNTSNPRNVIAAALLARNANARGLQRKPWVKSSLAPGSKAVQLYLEESGLLPDLEQLGFGIVAFACTTCNGMSGALDPKIQQEIIDRDLYATAVLSGNRNFDGRIHPYAKQAFLASPPLVIAYAIAGTVRFDIEKDVLGVDADGNAVRLKDIWPSDAEIDAVVKASVKPEQFRSVYNPMFNVRVEHGAKVSPLYDWRAQSTYIRRPPYWEGALAGERTLAGMRALAVLPDNITTDHLSPSNAIMASSAAGEYLAKMGLPEEDFNSYATHRGDHLTAQRATFANPKLFNEMVRNDDGSVKQGSLARVEPEGKVMRMWEAIETYMDRKQPLIIIAGADYGQGSSRDWAAKGVRLAGVEAIVAEGFERIHRTNLIGMGVLPLEFKPGTTRLTLGIDGTETFDVVGERTPRAELSLVIHRRDGQDVVVPVTCRLDSDEEVAIYEAGGVLQRFAQDFLEGAKVA